The region tcttcaAATCCCCATACATCTTAGTGGAACCAGGATGAATAGAAAATGAAGAACTATGAGACTCCTTCAAAATTTCTTCACGAATTGTCATGTCTGCAGGAACACACAATTTACTACCCAACCATATCATGCCCGCATCATCAACACGAAAGTGTTTTTGCTTGCCACCTGCCACCTAAGATCTAATATCTTTCAAACCTGTATCATCCTTCTGAGCTTCCTTAACCCTTGAAATAAGATTCAGTTCCACTTTCAAATTTGCAATGCTACCACTTGATcctctaacatacaactcaacacccaagcactccaaatctgaaataaggtgcggctgagtaatgagagatgcaacactccccaagttcttcctactaagagcgtctgccactatattcgccttccccggatggtactgaatatttgcatcataatccttaagaagttcaagccacctccactgcctcatattaagctctttctgagtaaagatgtatttgagactcttgtgatcagtaaagatgtcacaagtctctccttaaagataatgtctccagatctttaAAGCAAATACCACAGCcgctaactccaagtcatgggtaggatagTTCACCTCATAAGGTTTAAGTTGCTTAGAGGCGTAAGAAATCACTTTCCCAtactgcataagcacacaccccaatcatctcttagaagcatcactataaacctgaaaacctccactccctgatggcaacacaagtattggagcagacaccaacctcttcttcaactcttgaaagctcttctcacgatcaacattccactcgaacttaattcccttcctcattagctgagtcaatggcaaagctatggaagagaaaccttccacaaaacgcctgtagtaacctgccaaacccaagaaactcctcacctccgtcacattgctaggtctgggccaatttgtaatagcctcgactttcgcaggatccaactcaatgcccctaccagacacaatatgccccaagaatgccacttcctccaaccagaattcacacttggaaaattttgcaaGCAACTTCTTATCcctcaaaatttcaagtacagTGCGTAAATGCTCTTTATGCTCCTCTCTgctcctagagtatatcaagatatcatcgataaagaccaccacgaatttatccagataatcatgaaagacccgattcatcaaatccataaataccgctggtgcattcgtcaacccaaaggacatcacgagaaactcataatgaccataacgagtgcgaaatgcagtcttcGGAATATCCCCCTCTCTAACTCGTAACTGATGGTAACCAGAtcttaaatctatcttcgaaaagtacttcgccccttgtaattgatcaaacaagtcatcaatgcatggcaaaggatacctgtttctgacagtcaccttattcaactccctgtagtcaatgcacaacctcatggaaccatccttcttcttcataAACAGCACATGAGCGCCCCAAGGAGACACACTTGGCCTAATAAATCCTCTATCCAATAACTCTTGCAACtgctccttcaattcttgcaactcaAGTGGTGCCATTCGATAAGGCGCCTTAGAAATAGGCTCGGCACCTGGAACAAGTTCAATAGTAAACTCCTCCTCCCTATGTGGTGGCAAACCTGGTAGCTCATCGGGGAACACATCTTCATACTCCCTCACAATTGGATAATCCTCGATGCGAGGTTCATCCTTCGATGTATCCTTCACGAAAGCAAGGTAGCCATCACAACCCTTAGATAAAAGTTTGCTCACCTTTATAGCGGAAATTAATTTAACCTCCCCTTTCGGCTGAGACCCTTGGTATACAAATTCTGGTTTATCTGCATCCCCAAAGATCACCCTTTTTCCTTGTCAATCAATTGTGACACGATGTTCACTCAACCAATCCATGCCCAAAATAATGTCAAAGTCATGCATCTCCATCGGAAGCAAGTTAACCTTACAATTTCTATCTCCAACAGCTATCGGACACTCTCGATACACATCAGAAATAACAACAGAATTTCCCATCAGGGTAGAAATAGACATATGAGGATATAATAATGAAGGTGCAACGCCAAGATGACGAACAAATGATAAAGACACAACAGAATGGGTCGAACcagtatcaaataacacataagcaTCACGTCTACCAACAAGAAGTGTTCCTGAAACGGTACCTGAATTAGCTGCTGCCTGATTTGCCGTCAATGCAAACACTCTGGCTGTAGGATTCTGCTGACTTCCACTACCACTACCACCGCCAGCTCCTCCTCCACCAGGGTTGCGTGATACTGTACAATCCTTTGCTCTATGGGACATGCTACCACATAAGAAACAAGCCCCAGTCTATCTGTAACAAGCTCTACCTGGATGATGTCCACCACATGTAGCACAAGGAGCCACGGGAATCATATTGGGGTTTCCCCCATACACTGAGTAACGGCTCTGCCCCTGTTGACGATTCTGCCACTGCCTAGGCTGCTTCTGTCGCTGAAActgctgattctgattctgacCAACATACTGATTCCGGCCATGAAATGACTGACCACCCCTATTCTGATTCTGTCCGCGCCACTATCCCTGCTGACCACTCTGGCCTCCATACCACTGTCTACCTTGTGCAAAACCCTGATCATCCCTAGTCCTCTTACTACCACTGTTAGACCTGGAAGTCCTGAAATTTATGCGCTCCTTCTCAACATCCTTTGCTGCATCAGCCGCCTctgccacattatcaaatttaaaagaaattacGGATCCCCTCAGATGAGACTTCAACCCCCATTTAAATTTATCAGCCTGCTGCGCAGCAGTCCCTGCAGCTGTCCCAGCAAATCCAGCCAACCTTATATATCTCGCCATATAATCAGTAATGCTCTCATCATGGTGTTGCGCAATCGAATGAAACTCCCTCAAATAAGCCTCCCTATCAGCATTAGAGAAGTACTACTCATAGAATACCTCCTTGAATCCCTGCCATTCTAAAACCTCTGCATATTGTTCCCCTTTAGTAGCTTTCACTCCTCTCCACCACCTCTGAGCATCACCCTCCAACTTATACACAGCTAACCTgaccttctgaatctcatcaCAACCCAGTGCATCAAAAATCTTCTCGAGATGAACAATCTAATTTTCAGCATCAATGGGAGTCGGTGCTGCACTAAAAGAGTCTGGTTTTTGCTTCACAAACCTCTCCAACCATACAAACGGCTCCAACTGATGGCCCTGACCGTTCTGATTCTGATTCTCATTGCCATTTTGATTTCCTTGTCCATTCTGGTTTCCAtcgccattctgatttccttctCCATTCTAATTTCTCTCTCCATTATGATTTCCTTGGTTTGCCAAAGCCTGCTGTACAGCCTGAGCCACTGCTTGCCCTATCATCTCAGTAAGCTGAGCGGGGTCAATATGAAAAGGATCACGTCTAGGAAGCATCTACAATATAAGATAGCGAACAAATGAAGATTACGAGAATAATATGATGAAGCAGTTACAAACATATCTCAAATGATGAAGCAGAATGTAACGAAATTAAATGGAACACCCATCCTATCATCCACCCAAACTCACAGGTCAACCTGAGTaggttttctacaagaaagaacctaagctctgatgtcatctctgtaacaccccatttttattaataaaaggacatattacttaaaatccataaacatgcaaacagagcactaatatatttctaacaataatttaacaatctaaaatttctaaaataatattaaatctccaaaatgtctaaaccaataatatcGATTCTGAATTCtccaaataaataatttaatctaAATACTGATAAAGTCCGAAATCCTAATCAATAAAAGaggtagctctccatcacacagtcccagatccccctaagcacctgccagaaaaagaatacggtatgagccaaacgcccagtacgaatttggaatacaatttataaaacaagagatcagaaataaataatctacaaattataataaaaaaataattttaaaaataagtaaggctgaagcaatgaggggttaggatatttcataccgagatcagaacagatacaaatacacacattatagggtacctaatgcgtgcaacagaatggataacgtgtacggcatatacaacgtcaccataaatcaaatcacaaatcaaactctgggtgcacccacgtatcctgaacaaatatcaaatgtgCAAAAGCTCCTCacaagagctaacagaaggatactccgtgaccaatcacactgtcacggaagtgtcatatcactggtgccgcaatgacatggctgtagtacccctacagctggttaactcggtataccctatatcGCTCTAAGggtcaaataaaaatattcttGCAAAATTTAAAATCACCTGAAACAATTAATTTAGATTTCCAAAACAGAGGGTGTCATAgataatttttttcaaaatcgCATAAACGGATatttaaaatttccaaatcaattttaaaataattttcagaagtcagaaaaagtcaaattaAATATTGGATGAGCAGGATACAGAAGAACTGAACGaatcaaatatttataaatgCTAAGAGGAGTAACGCTGAATAAAAAGAGGACAAAATCCGTACCTCAATAGCGATTACGAGCACTAAAAATATTCTCAGCCCAGCTCCCGGTCTAataaaacaaatacaaatatTAACTATGATTAATGCTCTATTATTTATATAAACAAACCTACGCTATTAGTGTCTCTGATTATCAATGGTTAGTTAATACTACTAGTACTTATATGCATAATAATTAGTCCAGACCCTGTGTGAATTAGTTGGTTAACTAGCTTATTACTACACTGCCACACGAGTAGTTTACACAAACTAATCAACACGCGAAAACCaaccaaaaataataatataataacaTTAAAGAATTGGATCAGGACTTTATATGGTTTAATCAAATCACAATTGATATTCCAAAATATCAATATAGTAGACATAATTTTCGATGAACCAGTTAAATATAAATTACAAAATACCTATACAAGATTATTTATACTACAAACAAATATATCTTTGAAACACTACCGATAGTTTAATTCTTGAATTACCTAGTAAGTAGTAACAATGGATTTATAATACATGATCGATAAAATTACAACACATCAAAAATtacattaaaaaaaataataataatcaaaaCCTCGTAAATAATGATGGGTGTTCGAGGAAATTTTATATAAGTTTATCTCGATGATAAATTTTTACTCTATACAATAAACACTCCTTATTTAAATAGCTAATTACTCAAAAAAAAGAAGAACTATGTATTTGTACCTGATCTTGATGAGTTGTTGAAAGCAGAGAAAGACAAAAGTGAACCAAGCCTCAATCCCAAACCAGTGCACATTTCAATACTACTAGGGTTTTGTCGTTGAGCCCACAATACAATATAATATATTCATAGTATATATAGCCCTCGATATCGTACTGTGATTAGGATTATGAGAatttaaattaaaacaaaaataataatatacTATTCTAGTTCTAATTTTCTTCAAAACGTAACacataatatatattttactttaatgtttattattataattattattattttttattattattaaaattcacatatattactttaatatttaaattctttttaaatATTGTTTCTTCTCTTTCTCCTAATATCAACTTACTATATTACATTTTTCTtaaagttttttttttaatttttagccTATAAAATATTACAAAGGTAGGTATTTACAAAATAAGttttctcaatattttttaaaatcgtTATATCATTATATTATTCTATGTTAATGTAAAGGAAAAGACGAAAGCGGTTAGGTGGCGGCTCTTAAATTGTTTcaatctatttttgtaattttccaaaaaatatatattattaaataaaaaattattacattaattattgactaatacataatataatttttatgataatttgtgAATAATGAGAGAGAGGCTCATTGCAATATTTTTTTTAAGAGAAAACGATTTTTCAAactttttaatttattatatttatttattattcataatttctAAATGATCATAATTAGATAAGAAATACAAAAAAAAacgaaaaattattttagaagGCCGTTGTGAAGCACGGCTTAGTAAACTAGTATACTTATATAAAGGAGAAGACGATGGCGCCTATCAGATTGTCTcattctatttttctaattttctcaattttttgagttaataaatatGAAAAACTATAATTACCATTTATTCTCCTAAATATATTATCAATATTCGTAATATTCTCCTAAAGTTTCTACAAAATCTtctattaaaaattttgaaatcaacttatcatcataatatttatcctaaaactTCCTCTTTCTATTTAAAACAACTTATTATCTTGATATTCTCCTAAATTTCTTTTTAAATACCATTTCTCCTCTTTTTTCTTAAATCAacttaatatattatattttcctAAAATTTTCCTTCTAATTTTTTACCCTACAAAATATTATAAGGAAGTATCTATAAATATATAGTTTctcaaaaaaatttaaaatcgtTATGTCATCATATTATTATATACTTACGTAAATGAGAAGACGAAGGCGGTGAGGTTGTGACACTCATATCGTTTcaatctatttttgtaattttctcaaaattttaaattattaaagaGAAAAAATATTACATTGATTAATGACAAATGCATAATATAATTTTGTGATGATTTTTTTGAATAATGAGAGAGCGGCTTATCGGACTAAGAGTGATTAACGAGACAACgactttttaaattttttgatcTATTGTATGtatttattattcataatttcGGAATGACCAAGATCAGattagaaatatatatatatatatatatatatatatatatataagacaTAACGTTATAATAGAAGGCCGCTGCGAAGCGCGGCTTAATAAACTAGTtgtttataatttaatttaaaaaatataaattaaaagttataataagaaaataataataaatattttaaaataataaaaaaaaattaaaaatatatgtaTAATGGTCAATTTGCATAATTATAACCTATTTTGATGTTCAAAATCTAAAAAATATTAGAGAGAATTATATTTTGCATCCTTTAATTTTGGGCCTTTTGGCCCAAAATATATATTGCTATTTTTTGATATTGTTGCAATTTTGTTTTATATTTGATAGTTCGTTGTAATATTATTACGACAAATATGCATATATTGAGAGATACGGATGTGAAATTGAATTACAGTTACTTATAGGAGAATATCTTATCATCTGTAATCAAATTCTATCtcaatatttttttcttttttgatTGATTTAACATTGTTgcaacatatatgtatatattgaGAGATATACAGACATGAAATTGAATTAccgttatatatataatagaataTCAAATCATCTCTAATTATATTCAACTTCTTATTGTATTGAAAAATTGTATCGTAATTGGTCTTCGAACAATAGTTGAACAATATAatcttttttttatttataattctATCAAGAATATAATCTAAATCGTTTATTTTTAATTATGTCAGATCAACTAATGAGATTTTATTTACTCTATATGATCGAAAATTTTGGATAATAAGTACATGTGGTCACGCAGTTCTTTATACAGGAGTTTTTGTCATTTTGATCATATAACTCTGTAGGTTTATTTATAGTGAATCTTGTATGTTTGCAGAGTTTTTAGTTCGGGTTAAGTTTCAAAATGGTCACTGAACCCATGGGCAGATATCATAATCTTCATCAATCTTTTTGGCGACTCATTTATAcctgaaaggatatcttcgatatattatttattttggtatttgtacgattaaacataaaatttaagtacacttagatcctctccattaggacttgattttaattgatccagatcaaagtcaaatagtcaaactagctaaattattttcaagactatttataaaagagatatttcattattttaaacacatcaaaattatattttatggaatatatctctaaggcgatttgatcaaataagaaaTATCAAGTTATGATATTTTTTAGATCACAGTTGCAACATCAACAAGGCAACAaactcgaataaggaatatatcagaaatattctttagagatctcgtgctaaatcaaaaatgttttactcttccctcctaaatatattttacatccttcaaaagagtttttattcaaagtttattaatattcatgattgaagtattaatatccatttttacTCCCATCTGTGTGGTCGTAAAGTAATTTTCTCCAATTTCATAAAATCAGTATTtttcggagaaaattattcaaaaatactcaaaaatatttcCCATCACTCAAatacattttatatattaggaaatatattttaagtatctatacaagtcaaaactttggtcaaaataTTCATCTCTTTCATTCCAAGACCAATAGTATTTTTAGTCGGAAGTAAAggctagaatgacttgaaatttggtatggatcacttaaatggtattttatatgcatggtaaaaatttcgtagcgtTTCGAGAATTTTTGACCGGGCACGAATTTCGAGGCAGatggtcccacagttgaccacgtttaacctagctaccattgaccaTTATTGACCAAACTtttcaggacatcattttataatatttaggtaattatcatatttttatgatatttatttaagagtttttgggtggtcataattaatggtgcttaatccttaattaaagtaattaaagaatgattaaaaaaaaaggaaaatatatatttaatggGTCCCCTTCCACAGCCAAGGTTGGCTAGGATTCACTCCTGAGCCAACCAATCAAGACCATGCATTTCAAATATTAAACGTCTGGGATTAGTtccttccgcaatgaatcattgcggaagtaAACAAAATGACCCTTGTACCCTTTCTTCCGCATTGATTCATTGCGTAAGGTGTTAAATTACCGTTTTACCCTTAAtacttccgcaatgattcattgcggaagtcGTGAACAGATAAACCCCTGCTAACCAACTATTAGCAATTTTATCGATTAAAAACTGTTCTTGAGCGTTTTTTGGGCGATTACGTGCGATCCTAGGGCGATTTCGAGCTTTTCTAAGGAAATTGCAACTGATTCTTTTGTGTTCTTCTTCCTTGATTCAAAGGTTCATTATTCTTCTTCCATTTTTTTCTCTTGTATACGCACAAACACACACgagatgtatgtatatatacacacataaacAGTATACACAAGATGTTCTTGATTATACACACATGATAATCTTGATTATTTGTGTTAATTTTATTCTTTTTTAATCGAATTGTATGATAATTTTATTCTTTTTTAGTTCGAATTGTAGCATGATTTGATACTTTTTAGATCGAATTATATGTTCTTGATTCTTTCTGATTAATTAGTTCGATTTAGGGTTAATATTAATTaggaatttttaattttttattttgaattaattaatttttatttcgaattatatgtTAAAATTTGGCATAATTAACAATTAGGGTTAGGATTAATTAGgtcattttaattttttaatttgaaataaattagtTAAGGAATGAAATAAGGTTTAATTTTGAGTTGTGAATTTCATTCGAATAACTAGGTTAATTATATACATATTAATTGAATTATTAGATTAAATTTAGGATTAATGATAGATGATTTGGGATAATTATGGGTGATTAGACATGTTTTTAGTATTTAAATATATAAGTTAGGCATACTTGTTTAATTGAGGCTAATTAGAATGACTAAATATGATTAGaataattaatttgaatttaaagTAATAATTTGAAATAAGGATTAGgtcattttaattttttaatttgaaataaattagtTAAGAAATGAATTTAGGTTTAATTTTGAGTTGTGAATTTTATTCGAATAATTAGGTTGATATTTAAAATTAATGATAAATGGTTTGGAATAGTTATGAATAATTATTAGgttaatttgaattaataatttCAATTAAAGATATTTCTTagtatttaaatatatatttgtttaaaTACTTGTTTAATTAGGGCTAATGAAAATGACTTAATATGATTAGAAtaattaatttgaatttgaaataaggatatatttaaatatatcctTGTTTACACTTATTTAATTGCAAATTACTTGTTGAATTGTTAATTAATTGTTCATAATTAAAAGTGGGCCCTTGGACCAGGTTCTAGCAGTTTACTTTCTGCTGCTCCCCTGTTTTTTCCCTATTTTTTCCAGCTTcgaattttttaaaatttgtacTTATAAAAAAAGTAAATAATAGCTCAAATACATACCAAATAATATTTAAAAGCCAAATTCAAATATTACATTCTAAATTCAAATATTACATTCCAAATTTAAATTTCTACATTATTTATAAATTGCGaattaaatcatttaaaatttcTATTTGGGTTTTTTAGACAACGCCTCCTATCATGTCCGGCCACACCACAAAAACCGCAATAACGGATTTTTTCAGTTGACGTCTCAATACCACTTTTAGACCTTCCCGAATTCTTCTTTGTTGTTGACGTCTCAATGCCACTTTTATACCTTGCCGAATCCTTCTTTATTCCCTTTGTTTGTGACATTGGAGGATTGAATATTGGATCATGTTCATCGTAAGCTTAGAACTCCTCCtccatttttgaattattttcttcTTCACGAAACTTTTCAATCACGTAATACTTTCCTTTCTCTATCAAATCCATCACGTAATTGTATCGTGGTTTTGAACAACTTCCAAGAGCACCCAAACCTTGGAAAGATTTACACAAAGCACTATACCTTGCCGTTGTTGAATCACCAACATCAACAAGAACGGGAGGATTATAAGGCGAAAAACCATCAATTTTATTTGCACTCGCCGTCCATCTTGATTTGATAAAAATTGTTGGTATCATAATTTTTTGTTTCTTGTCAAGATAGCGTAGGATATGTTTGCAAAACATCCCTGAATGTTCAAATTTTTTACATTCTTAATCAATATTTCCTTCCAAAGAAACCATTACCCGATACCTTCTTCTAAGATTCTCCGACACATTATACTTCTCAAATAAATACAACTTCCACATATAATTGGAACCATCTTTGCAACTATTTACCACATAAGATGTGCTTTTTCTAAGCTCATTTTGAAATTGCCTAAACATTTCTTTTGTGTAAATAGAAGACGCATGATTTTTCAAGGCAAAATTGAATATCAATCTCCTTTCCTTATACTCGGTCTCGTAGTCGACTTTAACCTCATTAAGAATTTGTGTTTCCAAAGCCTTTTGTGaattctcaatgaattctttcaACCCGGTTGAAGCTTTCACATACTTGTCAAAAAATGAATTCATGGACTCGCTTCTTGAGGTGGTGGTCATACCGGCGGAGAAATGTTGTTTTGTGTAAGCACGAACCTATTTATCTTTTATGGCATATATATCGTTTAGCCAAACATGATCCTCGAGTCCATACTTATCAACCAAAACCTCCCACTTACCAACAAATTTCGTGGGTGACAACGACTTGTACAAACAATCATTAAAATCCCCTTTAAATTCCGGATCTTGTGTGTACAAAGCCGACAATTTTTCGGGAAATTTATTACTTATGTGCCACGAACATAATATGTGCTTGGTATCCGGAAAAATCTCGGCAATAGCATTTCCCAATGTTATATCTTGATCCGTAATAATAGTGAGGGGAGGTTTGTTTCCGATAGCTTCTAACCATGTCTTCAAAACCCATTTATA is a window of Apium graveolens cultivar Ventura chromosome 11, ASM990537v1, whole genome shotgun sequence DNA encoding:
- the LOC141696055 gene encoding protein FAR1-RELATED SEQUENCE 5-like; this encodes MNFRDVVSFESTYRTNRYCMPFIPITGVNHHYQNILFGFALMRDETEISYKWVLKTWLEAIGNKPPLTIITDQDITLGNAIAEIFPDTKHILCSWHISNKFPEKLSALYTQDPEFKGDFNDCLYKSLSPTKFVGKWEVLVDKYGLEDHVWLNDIYAIKDK
- the LOC141696054 gene encoding protein FAR1-RELATED SEQUENCE 5-like, whose protein sequence is MTTTSRSESMNSFFDKYVKASTGLKEFIENSQKALETQILNEVKVDYETEYKERRLIFNFALKNHASSIYTKEMFRQFQNELRKSTSYVVNSCKDGSNYMWKLYLFEKYNVSENLRRRWTASANKIDGFSPYNPPVLVDVGDSTTARYSALCKSFQGLGALGSCSKPRYNYVMDLIEKGKYYVIEKFREEENNSKMEEEF